DNA from Kitasatospora acidiphila:
GTCCAGTTCGGGCAGCTGACCACCCTCACCATGCAGTCGGACGGCAACCTGGTCCTCAGGACCCAGGGCGAGCCCAGCTTCGTCCTGTGGGCCGGCGGCACCTACGGGCACCCGGGGGCGACCGCGACGATGCAGGCCGACGGCAACTTCGTCATCTACGACACCAACCACAAGGCGCTGTGGTCCACCGGCACCTACTTCCACGCCGGTGCCCACTTCAGCCTGATGGAAGACCGGAACCTGGTCGTCTACGACGCCCACAACAAGGCCATCTGGCAGTCCGGCAGCAACCTCAAGAAGACCCCCTTGGACTTGGGCGGCCAGGTCGTCACCCAGCTCAACTCCGGGGCGACGCTCTACGGCACCAAGACCCGGCTGGTCATGCAGCCCGACGGCAACCTCGTCATCTACTCGCAGCGGACGGGTGCCGCTCTCTGGTCCAGCATGACCTTCGGCCACGCCGGTGCCCACCTCGTGACGGGCACTGACCGACTGGCCATCTACCCCGCCCAGAGCGGCGCCCCGCTGTGGACCTCCCCCACGGGCGGCCACGGCCAGGTCGTCGGCGTCTTCCAGAAGGACGACGACTTCGTCATCTACGACGAGCTGGGCAACGTCCTCTGGGCCACGTACACCAACTACGTCGCCTGACGGGGTTCACCCACCCGCTGGTACCGCTGAGTTGACGGTCAGCGCCGAGGTGCGCGGTAGCGGTACCTCGCCCCCTGCGTGACGCATGTAGGCCCCGATGGCACTCTCGCCATCGGGGCCGACATGCGTCACGAGGTCTGTGAGTAGACGGTCGGAGAGTCGCGCCAGGTGCACTAGGGGTTCGCCGACGTCAGGTCAGGGACTGGGCGGGGTGGAGGGGTCAGGTGGATCACGGGAGCGGCTTGCAGTCCTGCCCGTTGATCCACAAGGCGCCCTCGGCCCAACCTGTTGCGCACTGCCACTTGCTGCCCTGCTGGTTGGTGACGGTGAAGTCGGAGAGCGGCCCCCAGCTGTCGGTGTTGCAGTTTCGTCCGAACACGCTGGACTCCTCCGCGTTCACCTCTTGGCACTGGATGACCTCCCCGGCCCGCGTTGCGGCGGCGGTGCTCCTGGCGGTGGTGTGCGGTGCGGCTGCGGCTGCGGCTGCGGAGGCGGCGGCTGGTGCGGCGGCGGCGAGGAAGGCCGCGATCGCGCCGACCGCCAGGGTGCGCAGGGCGGTCCGAGATGAGTTCAGGGTGGTGGTCATGCTGGGTTTCCTCCTTGATCGGTGCCCGGGCATGGGGGTGGCCGGACGGGGGGTGTCGCGCTGGCTGATCGGGGGGTGGGCCTACGCGGCCGGTCTGTCTTCGGCCACGTCGGCAGGACGCGGCCAGGCCGGCGCCCCCGGGCCCGCTGACGTGGCCCCTAGCGCACGTTGTTCTCCGTAATGACATCCTCTTGGCACTGAACGCTGTGGCGGGCCGCGTCTGCCTTCGCCTTCCGCACCCCGGCGGGGAGCCAAGTCCCTTGTGCGGCTTGGCGGCCACGGGGTGTGATGGTGATGTTCCAAGGGCTGTCGGCGGCGGACCACGGGACTGGGAGGATGGCGATGCCCGCGTCCTCCCAGGCGGCGAAGGCATCGGCGAGCTCGGCGTTGATGTCGATGGTGGGGCTGTCGTGGGAGCAGCCGTAGGTGCCGGACAGGGCGGTGCCGCCGTAGTTGTTGGGGGCGCCTACCGGGTCGGTCGCCGCGAAGAGGGTTTGGGCGACGGTGATCCGCTCGTCCGTCTGACCGGTGGGGTCGTCGAGGGTGAGGGTGGCGTGGGCCTCGACGGGAACGCCCCGGGCGAACAAGGGTGAATCGGGGTCGGGGAGGACGGTTGCGTTCCATGGGGCGTTGGAGGCACGGCACGGTCCGCTGAGGCTGATGCTGCCCCTGGCGTCGTTCTGGGCGGTCAGGTCGATGCGCAGCCGGGCCTTGCGAGTGTCGGAGGGATCGTTGCAGCTGTAGGTGCCGCCGAGGGAGACGGAGCCGTCGGAATTGACCGTTGCGGTGCCCTGAGTGATCGACAGGTCGAGGGTGGTGCCGAGGATTTCGATGCGTGACTCGGGGCCGCCCGGATCGGGCGCGGAGGCCTGGGCGACGGTGGCCTGGGCAGTGGGGACGACGAGGGCGGCGGCCAGGGTGACGCTGCCGAGCGCGAGCGCGCAGTGGGGGGTGAATCGCATGGGGACTCGACTCCAGGTGGGGACACGTCGGCGCCCGGGTGCGGGTATCCGAGGCCGAGGGAGCACGGATGGTTGCTATGCGTAGCAATCCGTGACTCACCGTAAGACACGTGGTCGAGTCGTGCCACAGCAATGCCGCCGTTAGCGCGGCGCCGGCCTGCCGGGCGGGCACTGGGGGCGCCCGCCCGGCAGGCGGTCAGGCGAGGCGGCGGGTGGTGACGGCCTGGAGGAAGGTGGACCAGGCGGTGGGGGCGAAGCGGAGGTGCGGGCCGTCGAAGTCCTTGCTGTCGCGGACCGGCCAGTGATCGTCGCGGCGGGGGTTGAAAACACCCCGGCAGGCTTCGGGCGGAGAGGGCGAGGCATGGTCTCACCAGAGAATCGGCCCGTCCTCGGCCAGAAAGGCGCCCGTCGGGCCGTCCTCGCCCGCTGTCGCCAGGTCAACCGCCACGGCCGCGCCCTCCTCCGCCGTGCGTATCCCGGTGTGGCGGTTGAGGTCGGTCGCGCAGTAGCCGGGACTCACCGCGTTGACCAGGATCCCTTCGGCGCGCAGTTCATCGGCGTAGAGCACGGTGATCGCGTTCAGCGCACTCTTCGAGGTGCAGTAAGGGAGGAGGACCGAGGAGTAGGCGGACCACGGGCTGCCCGGGTCGGCCAGGTGGGTGAGGGAGCCGAGTTCGCTGGACATGTTGACGATGCGTGCGGCGGCGGAGCGGCGGAGCAGGGGGAGCATGGCGTGGGTCACCGCGATGACGCCGAACACGTTGGTCTCGTAGACCTGCCGGACGGTAGCGGCTGGGGTTTCACTCGGCTTTTGCGGTCCGGCGGTGATCGCGGCGTTGTTGACGAGGATGTCGAGGCGGCCGAACGTGGCGTCGATGTGCTTGGCGGCGGCCTGGACCGAGATCTCGTCGGTGACGTCCAGCGGAACGAACCGTACGTCGGCGCCGCCCGCGCGAAGCTCCTCGGCCGCCGCCTCGCCACGCTCGGCATTGCGGGCGCCGATCAGCACGGTGATGCCGAGGGCTGCGAGCCTGCGCGCCGTTTCCTTGCCGATGCCCTTGTTCGCGCCGGTGATCAGAGCAGTCTTCTGCGAAGTCGTCATGGCACCCAGCCTCCCCTCACCCACGGGCGGCAGGGAAAGACCAGAAGACTCTGGATCTATAGTCCACAGATATGAGTGAGCTAGAGGTGCGGGAGCTGAGGTACTTCATCGCGGTCGCCGAGGAACTGAACTTCAGCCGGGCCGCGCACCGCCTGGGGATGGCGCAGCCCCCGCTGTCGAAGGCGATCGCTCAGATGGAGTCCCGGCTCGGGGTACGCCTGCTGGAGCGCACCACCCGGCAGGTGAGGCTGACCAACGCCGGTCAGGTGCTGCTCGACCAGGCCCGGATCGCGGTCGACGCGGTGCACGCGGCGGCCCGGCGTGCACGCCGGGCCGGTGAGCCGACACCCCGGCTCGTCGTGGCGGTCAAGCCGGCAGGCGATGCCGGGCTGCTGCGGGAGATCCTCGCCGCCTACCGGGGAACGGGTTCGCATCTGCCGCCGCCCGAAGTCGTCGTCGGCGGCAGCGGAGAGCCGATCGCCATGCTGCGGGACGGCCGTGCCGACGTAGCGCTGCTGCGCAGCCCGTTCGACGGTCAAGGGCTGGATTCCCAGACGCTCGTGGTCGAGCCGCGACTGGCCGTCCTCCCCGCCGCGCACCGCCTGGCCGGACGCCGGCGACTGCGGCTGACCGACCTCAAGGGCGAACCGATCCCGCGCTGGAAGGGGGCCGCCCCCTCCACCACCGCCTACTACACCGGATACGACGGAGCGGAAGCAGGCGATGGCCACACGGGCTTGGCGCCGGCCGACACTCCTGAGGGGCCGCTCGTGGCCA
Protein-coding regions in this window:
- a CDS encoding SDR family oxidoreductase, producing the protein MTTSQKTALITGANKGIGKETARRLAALGITVLIGARNAERGEAAAEELRAGGADVRFVPLDVTDEISVQAAAKHIDATFGRLDILVNNAAITAGPQKPSETPAATVRQVYETNVFGVIAVTHAMLPLLRRSAAARIVNMSSELGSLTHLADPGSPWSAYSSVLLPYCTSKSALNAITVLYADELRAEGILVNAVSPGYCATDLNRHTGIRTAEEGAAVAVDLATAGEDGPTGAFLAEDGPILW
- a CDS encoding LysR family transcriptional regulator, whose amino-acid sequence is MSELEVRELRYFIAVAEELNFSRAAHRLGMAQPPLSKAIAQMESRLGVRLLERTTRQVRLTNAGQVLLDQARIAVDAVHAAARRARRAGEPTPRLVVAVKPAGDAGLLREILAAYRGTGSHLPPPEVVVGGSGEPIAMLRDGRADVALLRSPFDGQGLDSQTLVVEPRLAVLPAAHRLAGRRRLRLTDLKGEPIPRWKGAAPSTTAYYTGYDGAEAGDGHTGLAPADTPEGPLVASVEQLLEVVALGQAVAFLSLSTTERHQRPDIAYRPVTGLSPSAVMVAWPETSRSAAVAAFVQAAHDVAAHHSDHMTALAY